Below is a window of Terriglobales bacterium DNA.
ACCCATCGAGTGGAAAGTCCAGCCCGAACTGCGCAAGACTGGAGCGATTGCCGGCCTGAGTTCGCCCAGCGAGATGCAATTCGTCATCGTTGCGCAGGAGGAAGTTTCGGCTTCGCTCGAAGGTTACAAAGGCTTGGTCGACCTGCAGTTGAGAGCTGACTTGGCGAACTACGAAGTAGTGAGCGACTCGGCGGTCACCATCGACGCTCGCCCTGCCGCCTTGCTGAACTACCGAGGCTTGGCTGGACAGGCCAAGAACTTTCCGGTTCATTACTTGACTGGAATCGTAGGTTACGAAGGCAGGTTCGTCCGCATCACCGCCTGGTGCGCCGAACCGCTGTTCAAGGAATCGCAGCGCGTCCTGGAGAACATCATTTTCTCCTACCACGAACTGCCCGAGCCGACGGTGTCGAGCACGAAATCGCCCTGACTAGGGCGGGTACCTGTGTCCGATGAAGCGACCGACCGAAAATGAGTTTGCCGGCTGCCTGATTGGCCAATGTCTGGGCGACGCTCTCGGCTTTCCGGTCGAGGGCGAATCGCCGGAGGTGTGCCAGAGCTATGTGCATGACTTTGTTCGCACGGGCCGCGTGGTGAAGCAATGCCGGGGCCGTTATCGCTTTGGACAGTATTCCGACGACTCCCAGCTTGCCCGCGAACTGATGCAGAGTTTTGTCGCCTGCGGCGGCTTTGATCCCAGGGACTACGCGGACAGGATTGCCGCCATTTTTGTGGAAGAGCGCATCGTGGGTCAGGGATTCGCGACGCAAGCGGCGGCCTTTCGGCTGGCTGCGGGGCTGGCGTGGGAAGAAGCAGGCACGCCACCGCCGGCTGCGGGCAATGGTGCCGCGATGCGTGCCGGGCCTGTCGGTTTGCTGTTTTCAGGTGACCCTGAGCGCATGGTCCACGTGGCGCATGAGCAGAGCAGGATCACCCACAAGGACGCACGCTGTTCGGCGGGGGCGATCTTGATAGCCGGCTCGGTCGCCTTGATACTACGGCACACGCCGACAAAACTGCCAGAGTTCACAGATCAGTTGGCTGGCTGGGTTGCGCCGTTCGACCCAGCCCTGGCTTCGGCTTTGCCGCGCATGGAGAAATGGCTGCAATCCGAGCCTGAGGTAGCCGTTCGCGAGATCTCCAGGATCGGTTTGGATCCGGACCACGTAGACGCCTGGCAGCACATCTCTCCGTTCGTGACAACCAGTGTGCTGTGGAGCCTGTATTCGTTCCTTAAGCATCCTGACAACTATTTGGAAGCGATTGGTACAGCAATCGCTGCGGGTGGAGATGTGGACACGACTGCGGCCATGACCGGGGCCATCAGCGGTGCGAGAGTAGGGCTCGAAGAATTGCCCATGGATTTGGTGCAGCTTCTGAACGACAACGAGACCTGGCGCTACGAGGAGCTCGTCGAGCTTTCCAGGAAATGCCATTCCATGGTGATGGCGGCTCGTAATCCACGTTAGCGCCCAAAAGCGGGGCGCGAACGTGGGGCACCGTCGCTACGAGATTGAAGCTACTTGCGGTCTTTGAATTCGGTGAACCAGTTCTGGACGACGGTGATGGCGATGCGCTTGGCGGCCTGGCTGGCTTCGCGGACCATGAGGAAGCGGCGGCCATCGGGAGAGACGTCGAACTGGAAGGGGCCTTCGAACTGGACGCCGGCGGTGTCGGCACTGAAGAGCACGCGGGGCGCGCCCAGGGAAGGAGCGTTGCCGAGGGTGGAGACGCTGACCTCGGTCATTTGGCGCGCGCCGCTGCGATAGAAGAGCTTGTCGCCCTTGGGGCTCCAACGAGGGATCGCACCGCTGGAGGCCGAGAC
It encodes the following:
- a CDS encoding ADP-ribosylglycohydrolase family protein, with the protein product MKRPTENEFAGCLIGQCLGDALGFPVEGESPEVCQSYVHDFVRTGRVVKQCRGRYRFGQYSDDSQLARELMQSFVACGGFDPRDYADRIAAIFVEERIVGQGFATQAAAFRLAAGLAWEEAGTPPPAAGNGAAMRAGPVGLLFSGDPERMVHVAHEQSRITHKDARCSAGAILIAGSVALILRHTPTKLPEFTDQLAGWVAPFDPALASALPRMEKWLQSEPEVAVREISRIGLDPDHVDAWQHISPFVTTSVLWSLYSFLKHPDNYLEAIGTAIAAGGDVDTTAAMTGAISGARVGLEELPMDLVQLLNDNETWRYEELVELSRKCHSMVMAARNPR